TGTTGCGTCATTGCGAGGCGCGCAGCGTGCCGCTCGCAATGGCGCCGGGCAGAGATGAGCGCGGGTTTCCCCGCCTACTGACAGGCCTCGCAGTCGGGGTCGAGGATCGAACAGGCGCTGGCGGTTTCGGCGCCGGTGCTGCCTGCTGCCGTGATGCTGCCGCTGACCGGCGCCGCGCCGTGCTTCTCCACCCCGGTCGCCCCCATGGAACGCAGGTAGTAGGTGGTCTTCAGCCCGCGCACCCAGGCCAGCTTGTAGAGGTTGTCGAGCTTGCGTCCCGAGGGCTCGGCCAGGTACAGATTCAGGCTCTGGGCCTGGTCGATCCATTTCTGCCGACGGGCGGCAGCCTCGACCAGCCAGCGCGGATCGATCTCGAAGGCGCTCAGGTACTTTGCCTTGAGCGCCTCCGGGATGCGGCCGATCTTCTGCACCGAACCGTCGTAGTACTTGAGGTCGTTGACCATCACCTCGTCCCACAGGCCGTGCGCCTTGAGATCGCGCACCAGGTAGGTGTTGATGACGGTGAACTCGCCCGAGAGGTTGGATTTCACGAACAGGTTCTGATAGGTCGGCTCGATCGACTGCCCCACGCCGCAGATGTTGGAGATGGTCGCCGTCGGGGCGATGGCCATGGTATTGGAGTTGCGCATGCCCACGCGACGGACGCGTTCGCGCAGGCTGTCCCAGTCCAGCGTGTACTCGCGGTCCACATCCAGATAGCCGTCGCGTCCCTCCTCCAGCAGGGCGAGGGAGTCGATGGGCAGTATGCCCCGGCTCCACAGCGAGCCGTCGAAGCTCGGGTAGCGGCCGCGCTCTTCGGCCAGGTCGGTCGAGGCCTTGATGGCATGAAAGGACACCGCTTCCATGGAGCGGTCGGCAAACTCCACCGCCTCCATCGAGGCATAGGGGATGTCGAGCTGATACAGGGCATCCTGAAACCCCATCAGGCCGAGCCCGACCGGGCGGTGGCGCAGATTGGCGCGTCGCGCCTGCGGGACCGAGTAGTAGTTGTAGTCGATGACGTTGTCGAGCATGCGCATGGCGGTGCCGATGGTGCGTTCGAGCTTGTCCGGATCCAGGCCGTCGGCGCCGACGTGGCGCGCGAGGTTGATGGAGCCGAGATTGCATACCGCGATCTCGTCATCCGAGGTGTTCAGTGTGATCTCGGTGCACAGGTTGGAGGAATGCACGACGCCGACATGCTGCTGCGGCGAGCGCAGGTTGCAGGGGTCCTTGAAGGTCATCCACGGATGACCGGTCTCGAACAGCATGGACAGCATCTTGCGCCACAATTCCACAGCTTGGACCCGGCGCGAGACACGGATCTCGCCGCGCGCGGCCTTCGCTTCGTATTCCGTGTAGCGCTGTTCGAATTCCCGGCCGGTGAGATCGTGCAGATCGGTCACCTCGTCGGGTGAGAAAAGCGTCCACTCGGCCGCCTCGGCCACCCGTTTCATGAACAGGTCGGGGATCCAGTTGGCGGTATTCATGTCATGGGTGCGGCGGCGCTCGTCGCCGGTGTTCTTGCGCAGTTCCAGGAAATCCTCGATGTCGATGTGCCAGGTCTCCAGATAGGCGCATACGGCCCCCTTGCGCTTGCCGCCCTGGTTGACCGCCACCGCGGTGTCGTTGGCGACTTTCAGGAATGGCACCACGCCCTGGCTCTTGCCGTTGGTGCCCTTGATGTGGGCATCCATGCCGCGCACCCGCGTCCAGTCGTTGCCCAGACCGCCGGCGAACTTGGACAGCAGTGCATTGTCGCGGATGCCGGAATAGATACCG
This sequence is a window from Thiohalobacter thiocyanaticus. Protein-coding genes within it:
- a CDS encoding ribonucleoside-diphosphate reductase subunit alpha, giving the protein MTTTTATESPTPAAARRPEPEPPTPTGYRVIRRNGKVTAFDRSKIAIAMTKAFLAVEGGTAAASSRVHETVEQLTDQVIDALFGRVPGSGTVHIEDIQDQVELALMRASEHKTARAYVLYRHQQAERRAAGRAASAGRPAEDEAVLTVTLDDGSTRPLDLAHIETLIEEATAGLTDVDAAAVLQEARRNLFDGMHERDVGQALVMAGRMMIDREADYSHVAARLLLDNLRREALGFVGGGSARVTQAEMATRYPDYFKACIHRGAELELLDSELTRFDLDRLGAALKPERDLQFTYLGLQTLYDRYFIHHDKTRFELPQAFFMRVAMGLASNEIEREARAIEFYDLLSSFDFMSSTPTLFNSGTLRPQLSSCYLTTLPDNLDGIYSGIRDNALLSKFAGGLGNDWTRVRGMDAHIKGTNGKSQGVVPFLKVANDTAVAVNQGGKRKGAVCAYLETWHIDIEDFLELRKNTGDERRRTHDMNTANWIPDLFMKRVAEAAEWTLFSPDEVTDLHDLTGREFEQRYTEYEAKAARGEIRVSRRVQAVELWRKMLSMLFETGHPWMTFKDPCNLRSPQQHVGVVHSSNLCTEITLNTSDDEIAVCNLGSINLARHVGADGLDPDKLERTIGTAMRMLDNVIDYNYYSVPQARRANLRHRPVGLGLMGFQDALYQLDIPYASMEAVEFADRSMEAVSFHAIKASTDLAEERGRYPSFDGSLWSRGILPIDSLALLEEGRDGYLDVDREYTLDWDSLRERVRRVGMRNSNTMAIAPTATISNICGVGQSIEPTYQNLFVKSNLSGEFTVINTYLVRDLKAHGLWDEVMVNDLKYYDGSVQKIGRIPEALKAKYLSAFEIDPRWLVEAAARRQKWIDQAQSLNLYLAEPSGRKLDNLYKLAWVRGLKTTYYLRSMGATGVEKHGAAPVSGSITAAGSTGAETASACSILDPDCEACQ